In the genome of Eriocheir sinensis breed Jianghai 21 chromosome 44, ASM2467909v1, whole genome shotgun sequence, one region contains:
- the LOC126980507 gene encoding ATP-dependent DNA helicase DDX11-like isoform X2, translated as MNQLQPPEDFPFPFPPYDIQKDFMKKLFSVLNEGQLGIFESPTGTGKSLSLICGVLTWLKLHNDHYKAELLQKIEDAKKTVDEGPDWFAAATKRIMEKGEAERCQKELEIIKKQEERVNALKEHRKLVKNSRIQKLNDEFDDLFQDLHEVKEDISRELNAIRGENMLPPEEETLLLDNYDSDCEGEGKPEPEEDSDQGCLKIFYCSRTHSQLSQFVREIQKTVFGKEARVVSLASRQNLCVNEDVSKLPSISLINDSGSIQWKRGAKMALAEVNTTPLPLPLSTAKSLISRTCHASWDDTLADTLRTTSMGQYRTNSSQQLWVRKMSRVLDVALTRLRLGHTRLSTHLHRLRLVPDPHCPWCGTVEETIEHLLLHCPRFHSQRVLLQHQLCALDVPTFDLPALLAVAGAQPPRQESVICLTLAFFMKMGQLTRL; from the exons ATGAATCAGCTTCAGCCACCCGAGGACTTCCCATTTCCGTTCCCTCCATATGACATCCAGAAGGATTTCATGAAGAAGTTGTTCTCTGTATTGAATGAGGGCCAACTTGGGATATTTGAGAGTCCAACAGgaaca GGGAAGTCATTAAGTCTCATCTGTGGGGTGCTGACCTGGCTCAAGCTCCACAATGACCATTACAAG GCTGAGCTCCTACAGAAGATAGAAGATGCAAAAAAGACAGTTGATGAGGGTCCAGACTGGTTTGCTGCTGCTACCAAGAGGATAATGGAAAAAGGGGAAGCTGAAAGGTGTCAAAAGGAGTTAGAAATtataaagaaacaagaagagcGAGTAAATGCCCTGAAGGAGCACCGCAAACTGGTCAAG AATTCCAGAATACAGAAGCTGAATGATGAGTTTGATGATTTGTTCCAAGACTTGCATGAGGTTAAGGAGGACATTAGCCGTGAATTAAATGCAATCAGAG GCGAGAATATGCTACCTCCTGAGGAAGAGACACTATTGCTGGATAACTATGACAGTGAttgtgaaggagaagggaaacctGAACCCGAGGAAGATTCAGATCAAGGCTGTTTAAAG ATCTTTTACTGCAGCCGGACGCACTCCCAGCTTTCCCAGTTTGTGAGAGAGATTCAGAAAACCGTGTTTGGAAAGGAGGCTCGCGTAGTTTCCTTGGCCTCACGTCAGAATCTGTGTGTCAACGAAGATGTCAGCAAACTGCCCAGTATATCCCTCATTAATGACAG TGGGAGTATCCAGTGGAAACGTGGGGCCAAGATGGCCCTTGCGGAGGTAAACACAACGCcactccccctcccactctccaCGGCCAAAAGCCTCATCTCCCGCACCTGCCATGCCTCATGGGATGACACACTTGCTGACACCCTCCGCACCACCTCCATGGGCCAGTACCGTACCAACTCCTCTCAACAGCTGTGGGTGAGGAAAATGTCCCGTGTCCTAGACGTGGCCCTGACgcgcctccgcctgggccacacacgacTCAGcactcacctccaccgcctgcgcctggtccccgaccctcactgcccctggtgcgggaccgtcgaggagaccattgagcacctcctgctgcactgcccacgcttccactcccagcgagtgctgctccaACACCAACTCtgcgccctggacgtgcccacctttgacctgcccgcGCTGCTGGCGGTGGCAGGCGCCCAACCCCCACGGCAGGAATCTGTCATCTGCCTCACCTTAGCCTTCTTCATGAAGATGGGGCAGCTGACCCGCCTGTGA